A single Oncorhynchus mykiss isolate Arlee chromosome 22, USDA_OmykA_1.1, whole genome shotgun sequence DNA region contains:
- the LOC110501586 gene encoding gap junction gamma-1 protein, with protein sequence MSWSFLTRLLDEISNHSTFVGKIWLTLLIVFRIVLTAVGGESIYYDEQSKFVCNTHQPGCENVCYDAFAPLSHIRFWVFQVIMITTPTVMYLGFAMHKIARMDDEEYRPRGRRMPMVSLGTNRNYEEAEDNGEEDPMISEEIEVEKEKKKEEKPNKKHDGRRRIKRNGLMKVYIFQLLSRAAFEVSFLFGQYILYGLKVSPSYVCKRSPCPHTVDCFVSRPTEKTIFLLIMYGVSALCLLFTLLEILHLGYSGIRDCLCRPRPPIPHQLASQRPTLCGHRVPTAPPGYNTALKKDPKGMRLDYNLGDSGRESFGDETSQRELERLRRHLKLAQQHLDLAHLNEDNRSPSRSSSPESNGTAVEQNRLNFAQEKQSSTCEKGLRA encoded by the exons ATGAGCTGGAGTTTCCTGACGCGTCTCTTGGATGAGATCTCCAACCATTCCACTTTTGTGGGAAAGATCTGGCTCACGCTGCTCATCGTCTTCCGCATTGTGTTGACGGCTGTAGGAGGCGAATCCATCTACTACGATGAACAGAGCAAGTTTGTGTGCAATACGCACCAACCCGGTTGCGAAAATGTGTGCTACGACGCTTTTGCGCCGCTCTCGCACATCCGTTTCTGGGTCTTCCAGGTGATCATGATCACCACCCCCACCGTCATGTACCTGGGCTTTGCCATGCACAAGATTGCCCGCATGGATGACGAGGAATACAGGCCCCGTGGTAGGAGAATGCCCATGGTGAGCCTAGGGACCAACCGGAACTACGAGGAGGCGGAGGATAATGGTGAGGAGGATCCCATGATCTCGGAGGAGAttgaggtggagaaggagaagaagaaagaggagaagcCCAACAAGAAGCATGACGGGCGCCGGCGCATCAAGCGCAATGGCCTCATGAAGGTGTACATCTTCCAGCTGTTGTCGCGTGCTGCTTTCGAGGTCTCCTTCCTGTTCGGCCAGTATATCCTCTACGGCCTGAAGGTGTCTCCCTCGTACGTGTGCAAACGCTCCCCCTGCCCGCACACGGTGGACTGCTTTGTGTCGCGCCCCACAGAGAAGACCATCTTTTTGCTCATCATGTACGGGGTGAGTGCCCTCTGTCTGCTCTTCACCTTGCTGGAGATCCTCCACCTGGGCTATAGCGGCATCCGGGACTGTCTCTGCCGCCCTCGTCCCCCAATTCCCCACCAACTGGCTAGCCAGCGTCCCACACTATGTGGCCACCGGGTCCCCACAGCTCCTCCGGGCTACAACACAGCTCTGAAGAAGGACCCCAAGGGCATGCGGTTGGACTACAACCTGGGCGACTCGGGCCGCGAGTCGTTTGGGGACGAGACTTCACAGCGGGAgctggagaggctgaggaggCACCTGAAGCTGGCCCAGCAGCACCTGGACCTGGCCCACCTGAACGAGGACAACCGCAGTCCGTCGCGGAGCAGCAGCCCCGAGTCCAATGGGACGGCCGTGGAGCAGAACCGCCTCAACTTTGCCCAGGAGAAGCAGAGCAGCACCTGCGAGAAAG GTTTGCGAGCCTAA